TTTTACACTCTTATAATTTCACCCAAACCTTCTCGtcaaatgtttttctttctttataaaaGACTATTTGTCAGGTTgatacattgatttaaaaacTACTATTTATCTGTAGGCGTGTTCGCAAATATTTAAACAAGtacatgtttaaaataatattcTGATTTTGATAGCTCAGTTTGTTTTATGTTTCACCGTACACTAATTTGCTGACAGCAGTCGACATGTTCTAGTTTGACAACAAAGGACAGGTGCATAATGGAAAACAAACATACCTTGTTTGTAGATTAAAATGGACGCCGCCCTGCAACatttaaacataatttaaatttaagaaaattgtgtttagtaataatattatttttttaaataaaaaatgttattttttatgacTTACAGCAGCGTCCTTTAATCTTCGTCTCTTCCTGGGATCTGACTCAGTACATTGATTACCTAGAGCCACACCTGCGGCTTTACAGTCAGGAAGCAACACAGGATGTCATTTTCATTTCAGACCAAAAGAGGTCACTAAATGGTCCACTACATTCATTCTGTCATTTAATTCATTTGTgaacctggaccacaaaaccagtggTAATGGTGAATTTtatgaaattgagatttattcatcatctgaaagctggataaataagctttttattgatgtatggtttgttaggatatgacAATATGTGGTTGAGatatctggaatctgagggtgcgaacaaatctaaatattgagaaaatcacctttaaattgtccaaataaagtccttacggacacatattactaataaatattcttgatatatttacagtagtaaATCTTAATGAAACATGGTTTTTATTTTATACCctaataattttttgttataaaacAATTCAGCAAATTTGACCAATAcaattgttggctattgctacaaatatacctgtgcaacTCATGACtgcttttgtggtccagggtcacatttattgttatttgtatatttaatacACAACAATTAAACGCAGTGCTAGGGCCTTTAGTGCAGTGGTTGTCAATTTTTTCTTGTGTGGGATGCCCCCCCCCTAAGGAAAATCATGACattaaacaatctcaaacttagaatttgaaCTATACAAAACATGTTAAGTCATCCATTGAAGTGCTGTTGGTTGGTAgccttatttttaatttgtatataaaaaattaatgtatttccCTTTTTTATAGAACCAATGCTTTGTTGTGCATCTAATCTGTTATTTCATTCTACCTAGATAAATGTGCTGGTCTTAATGTTCccatatttaataaaaatgactTTGCTTGACGAGAGCATTTTGTTAGCAGTGACAACCGAtcaaatgttcaagatttttttgcttaccccattggcagatttcttttgcttgtttcatgcacaaaatcacccaaatttgatatttttggtctaaaaacatttagactttttttagtttgtattgctcatcaagaaaaagcatcttcatttaagaatttttagatatttttactggaaacaagacaaaaatcctAAGAatttgttttcttgaaaataataataattattttgcagtgtacagcaaacactgcaaaaaaatgactttattacctagtattttggtcttgttttcagtagaaaattCTTAattcaagatgtattttctttatgagcaaaatgacctaagaaaataagtctagtttttagacataaatatacaattaaagtaaatttgtgcttaaaacaagcaaaattagctgccaatggagtgagaaaattttgcttgaattaaagtgatagttcggccaaaaacgataccAAACCCATGATCcactcacccccaagccgtccgagttgcatatgtccatcgtttttcagacaaacacattttcggatattttagaaaatattttagatatttctgttcattaaatgttatgttacggggtccagcaatagtccacgaccttcaagtccaaaaaagtgcgtccatccttcacaaattaaatccaaacggctccaggatgataaacaaaggtcttctgtgggtaatccgtgcggtgttgttgtagaaatatacatatttaaaatgttattaactttataaactagcttccggtagcgccgccatcttagactcaggagagaggattagcgtagtgtacgcacttttcttagtgacgtatgacaaattcggagggcgggggcaccgagcagcagcagagaaactctgtacgctgcgtaagctctcatcctgaatgcgcatcactccaaaatggcggcgctaccggaagctagtttataaagttaataacattttaaatatggatatttctacaaaaacactgcacggattacccacagaagacctttgtttatcatcctggagccgtttggatttaatttgtgaaggatggacgcacttttttggacttgaaggtcgtggactattgctggaccccgtaacataacatttaatgaacagaaatatctaaaatattttctaaaatatccgaaaatgtgtttgtctgaaaaacgatggacatatgcaactcggacagcttgggggtgagtaaatcatgggtttaatatcgtttttggccgaactatcactttaagtgtttaagaaaaaagaaaacttatttcaagatttttcttCTCACCCCATTCCCATTGGtaaatatttttgcttgttttaagcacaaatacacttaaatttgatattttttgtctaaaaactagacttattttcttgggttgttttgctcatcaagaaaaagcatcttaatttaagaatttttagatatttttactggaaacaagacaaaaatcctAAGAatttgttttcttgaaaataataataattattttgcagtgtacagcaaacactgcaaaaaaatgactttattacctagtattttggtcttgttttcagtagaaaattCTTAattcaagatgtattttctttatgagcaaaatgacctaagaaaataagtctagtttttagacataaatatacaattaaagtaaatttgtgcttaaaacaagcaaaattagctgccaatggagtgagaaaattttgcttgaattaagtgtttaagaaaaaagaaaacttatttcaagatttttcttCTCACCCCATTCCCATTGGtaaatatttttgcttgttttaagcacaaatacacttaaatttgatattttttgtctaaaaactagacttatattcttaggtcattttgctcatcaagagaatgcatctttatttaagaacttttagattttctactgaaaacaagacaaaagtactaagtaagaaagtattttttgcagtgaacaaACCATGTGGTAAGGTATTGGCTATGctaattgttttaatttttttgtaaactaatgtaaattactttaataaagATATGCACTCACTTATAATACCGTTAAATTTTACATGTCACTTGACTGAAATGTGTCTAGTGATTTTAAAATCCTTTTGacgttttgaaatattttttgtagACAACAACTATTGTGCCAACATATTCAGGTCTTtcattacaattttttttccagTGTTAGTAAGATTAGTATAATTGTTAATTATGGTTAAAAGTTAATAAAGAACACATAAGTAGTCCTAAACCTTTGACAGGCAGCGTATATATTATGAAGGAAAATGCAAACGTATGTTTATCCCCTGTTGCTTTTGTTTtgatacttttattttgaaaggcTCAAACCGGAAGCTCAGCTAAATGTTAACTTCACACAGTATGGACCACAGTGGTAAGGAGGGAAATGTGTTATTTGCATTCTCGGGTTTCGTTTAAATTAAACGTGTTGAGTAAGAGCACAAAATCACTTGCCGAGTCTATATATGGCTACCTATAAATAACCTGTGATTCTGTGTTAAATTAAATGTGCTTTCTCACATCGTCGGCTATGGCCTCTATGTCAATGTGGCGTTCATCCGGTACCTAATAAgaggtttattttaaataacttaTTGACCCAGTAACACGTGAGATTTAAAGGACATTGTTTTAAAGTTAACACGAGCGTATTTGTGGCGTAACTTATTTGTGCATCGGAGGTGGCTGTAGTGGAAGACGACCATgttgtttcatttcatttccgCACAATAAATACGCAGAAATTAATTAATGCCTGCACACTTATCAATACGtaatttgtgtgtttataaaatTATGTCAACGCTGCTTTTTATTTCGTTTATTAAATTCACATATTGCTTTATATATTACCTGAAATAAGCTTATTAACTTTACCATTTACTGCACACAGACACTGATATGCAAGGCACCGAGGGGCCATTGGGGGGTCTTGATGTCAGAAGAAGGATCCCGATCAAACTTCTTCCCAAACAAGCAAGGAATAAACCAGCACCCCGACCACAGAGACCCTCAGGACGTTTACCATCCAAAACCCATTCTGTGGATGAAGGTATTGAAgccaaacattaaaaaataaacacccCTTGTGTTTTCCTAAACATGCAGACATACTAATACAGTATTTTTTGTTATGTGTCTCTGTTAGATGGCTTTAACTACAAGCAAGAAGAGAGATTTGACTGTGGCAACAAAGCAGGAGATGCATTTGCAAGTCAGCGACGGTTCCCACAGCTTTTCTGGGATTTCAGAAGTGCAAATATCTCTAGCTGCGCTTGATTGGTGAAAAAGATGAGACCCCGATTCATTTCTGTGACAAATGTGGGCTACCCATTAAAACATACGGACGTATGGTAAGAATAGttgtgtgtgtaatgaatgTGTATTAATCAATGTTTCTGTATTAATACTGTCATGCCTTCATTAATATCCATTTCTATGCAGATTCCATGCAAGCATGTTTTCTGTTACGACTGTGCACTGCTTCATGAAAGAAAGGGCGATAAGATGTGTCCAGGGTAAGATTAATGGCCTATTTCTGCCACTATTCAGCATTGGCATCCTGAGCAGTAGCAAATGACCCAAAACTTCATTTTTGatgaaaaaatgcaaaaataaatctTGCCTCTGTTTGTTCTGTTTCCTCAGTCTTAACCTGTACAGCTGTACCGATCCAGTCCAGCGGATTGAACAATGCCATCGTGGCTCTCTTTACATGTGTAGTATCGTTCAGGGCTGTAAACGCACCTATCTTTCTCAGAGAGACCTGCAGGCCCACATTAATCATCGACACATGAGGGCAGGCAAGTCCTCCAGCAGTCACTCCGACTCTCTCCACCATCCTCCCAGCTCGGAGGTGCCCGAGCGCTTCCGCGTGCCCCCACCGCACCTATCCAAGGGTCATGTGCTCATACCACCTCCGCTCTCTCACGGTGGTCACGACCCCTACAGCCAACCTCCCTCTTCCTCCCACGATGATCACAGACCTCCTCCAGGCCAGCCTCCTGCTGGAGACATGGG
The sequence above is a segment of the Misgurnus anguillicaudatus chromosome 1, ASM2758022v2, whole genome shotgun sequence genome. Coding sequences within it:
- the cbll1 gene encoding LOW QUALITY PROTEIN: E3 ubiquitin-protein ligase Hakai (The sequence of the model RefSeq protein was modified relative to this genomic sequence to represent the inferred CDS: deleted 2 bases in 1 codon; substituted 1 base at 1 genomic stop codon), translating into MCFLTSSAMASMSMWRSSDTDMQGTEGPLGGLDVRRRIPIKLLPKQARNKPAPRPQRPSGRLPSKTHSVDEDGFNYKQEERFDCGNKAGDAFASQRRFPQLFWDFRCKYLXLRLIGEKDETPIHFCDKCGLPIKTYGRMIPCKHVFCYDCALLHERKGDKMCPGLNLYSCTDPVQRIEQCHRGSLYMCSIVQGCKRTYLSQRDLQAHINHRHMRAGKSSSSHSDSLHHPPSSEVPERFRVPPPHLSKGHVLIPPPLSHGGHDPYSQPPSSSHDDHRPPPGQPPAGDMGPPRCLAQETFRISTVTTRKHSNLITVPIHDDSASSQPGNAPPPHHHPGEYPGQPVVTHPHHMMAPPQQHYGPPPPPPISHPMPHPGQGSNTPHMVFNQAPPPLSSVPPPITPPPGHLLGQMPPFMNHPPPGPPPQHGGPPVNAPPPHHYNPQFPEDKSTLSPPFNQPGGLSPGMWPAPRGPPPRMQGPPPQGQMPGPHHPDQGRYRPYYQ